Proteins from a genomic interval of Desulfobacterales bacterium:
- a CDS encoding sulfurtransferase TusA family protein, protein MSEITVDQVVDLRGLNCPMPMLKTKKALQGIDSGKVLKVEITDAGSKSDMPALLKRSGDELLETSENGDVYTFIIKKK, encoded by the coding sequence ATGAGTGAGATTACAGTTGATCAGGTCGTTGATTTGCGGGGGTTGAACTGCCCGATGCCGATGTTGAAAACCAAGAAGGCGCTCCAGGGGATCGACTCCGGCAAGGTCCTGAAGGTTGAAATAACCGATGCCGGTTCCAAATCCGATATGCCCGCCCTGTTGAAACGTTCCGGCGATGAATTGCTGGAAACCAGCGAGAACGGCGACGTCTATACCTTTATCATCAAGAAGAAGTAA
- a CDS encoding outer membrane protein transport protein: MKKKSYRKMLGLTGALVMTAALGLTAGDAGATNGMNLEGYGPIALGMGGASFAYDNGTAAMMNNPATLGLSDQGNRVDLAFGFLAPNVDTKQTGQADAHSAADLFLMPAVGWTNKNGGLTYGFGVFGQGGMGAEFSATSFLAKGSGDVVRSEVGVGRAMIPLTYDVNDKLTIGGSFDFVWAGMDVKMAMTGMEFGDMVAALGGTQSQGTATGTMVNGLVASIGTLLDPTGPVNWARFDFSNSSDFTGEAKGYGVAGKIGMVYKVSPTVTLGATYHSKTSLSDLKTDDATVTMSANVDTGIAGGGAPSGTYATMLIPVTGEIAVRNFQWPETYGVGVAFQATKDLLLAVDVKRIMWSDVMEDFTMAFTADPAAQQSGLAAGFGGSQMTATLFQQWDDQTVIALGAAYRVNKELIVRAGYNHATNPVPDTYLNYLFPAIEESHVTAGLGYRLSENSGIDLAVSRALKVEAANPNPFGAPVVSEHEQWSGQIMYTLRF; this comes from the coding sequence ATGAAGAAGAAAAGCTATCGGAAGATGTTGGGCCTGACCGGCGCACTGGTCATGACCGCGGCACTCGGCCTGACCGCCGGTGATGCCGGTGCGACCAACGGCATGAACCTGGAAGGGTACGGCCCCATCGCCCTGGGAATGGGCGGCGCGTCCTTTGCCTATGACAACGGCACGGCGGCGATGATGAACAACCCGGCCACCCTGGGCCTGAGCGACCAGGGGAACCGGGTTGACCTGGCCTTTGGTTTCCTGGCCCCCAATGTTGACACCAAACAGACCGGTCAGGCCGATGCCCATTCGGCGGCCGACCTTTTTCTGATGCCGGCGGTCGGCTGGACAAACAAGAACGGCGGCCTCACCTATGGCTTCGGGGTATTCGGCCAGGGCGGGATGGGCGCCGAGTTTTCCGCCACCTCCTTCCTGGCCAAGGGCTCCGGCGATGTGGTCCGCTCCGAGGTCGGGGTCGGCCGGGCAATGATCCCGCTAACCTATGATGTCAATGATAAGCTGACCATCGGCGGCAGCTTTGATTTTGTCTGGGCCGGGATGGACGTCAAAATGGCGATGACCGGCATGGAGTTCGGCGACATGGTGGCGGCGCTGGGCGGCACCCAGTCCCAGGGCACGGCCACCGGCACCATGGTTAACGGCCTGGTGGCCAGTATCGGCACCTTGTTGGATCCGACCGGTCCGGTCAACTGGGCCCGCTTTGATTTCTCCAACAGCAGCGACTTTACCGGCGAGGCCAAGGGCTACGGCGTGGCCGGCAAGATCGGTATGGTCTATAAGGTGAGTCCCACGGTCACCCTGGGCGCCACCTACCACAGCAAGACCAGTCTCAGTGACCTGAAGACCGATGACGCCACGGTGACCATGAGCGCCAATGTCGATACCGGGATAGCTGGGGGCGGGGCTCCCAGCGGCACCTACGCGACGATGCTCATCCCGGTCACCGGCGAGATCGCGGTCAGGAACTTCCAGTGGCCGGAGACCTATGGAGTCGGGGTTGCCTTTCAGGCCACCAAGGACCTGCTGCTGGCGGTTGATGTGAAGCGGATCATGTGGTCCGACGTGATGGAGGATTTCACCATGGCCTTTACCGCGGACCCGGCAGCGCAGCAGAGCGGCCTGGCCGCGGGGTTCGGTGGATCGCAGATGACCGCCACCCTGTTTCAGCAATGGGATGACCAGACCGTGATTGCCCTGGGCGCCGCCTACCGGGTCAACAAGGAACTGATCGTGCGCGCCGGTTATAATCACGCCACCAACCCGGTACCCGACACCTATCTGAACTACCTGTTCCCGGCCATTGAAGAGAGTCATGTGACCGCGGGCCTCGGCTACCGCCTCAGCGAGAACTCCGGCATTGATCTTGCCGTGTCCAGGGCCTTGAAAGTCGAGGCGGCCAACCCCAACCCCTTTGGTGCCCCGGTTGTTTCGGAGCATGAGCAGTGGAGCGGACAGATAATGTATACCCTCCGCTTCTAA